From Laspinema palackyanum D2c, the proteins below share one genomic window:
- a CDS encoding glycosyltransferase gives MVKNYALVHEWLTPYATGGSELVVKEILNAVDADLYALIDFESTNSESYLFKRQIGSTFLQQFPMAKKGVQKYLPLLPLAIEQLDLREYPVILSSSHAVAKGVLAAPHQMHVCYCHTPMRYAWDLTFDYLQNSAAGRGLPGILTRYLLHRLRQWDVIAANRVDYFIANSQHTARRIWRCYRREAEVIYPPVNVDRFRFEPQKEDFYLTVARLVPYKKVGTIVRGFNQLGKRLVVIGTGPELAEIRAIAGPNVEVLGEQPDAVVEDYMARAKAFVYAACEDFGIALVEAQACGTPVIAYGAGGALETVLDIRNHPSKGTGLFFSQQTEGSLMEVVESFEGLRSQFNPQAGPEQAALFTPQVFQARYRHFIDECYQKFLTKA, from the coding sequence ATGGTAAAAAATTATGCTCTGGTGCATGAATGGCTGACGCCTTATGCAACCGGGGGTTCAGAACTGGTAGTTAAAGAAATTCTCAATGCAGTGGATGCGGATCTGTATGCGTTGATTGATTTTGAATCTACAAATTCCGAGAGTTATTTATTTAAACGGCAGATTGGTTCAACCTTTTTGCAACAGTTTCCGATGGCGAAAAAGGGTGTGCAAAAGTATTTGCCGTTGTTACCTCTGGCGATTGAACAGTTAGATTTGCGCGAGTATCCGGTGATTTTATCCTCATCTCATGCGGTGGCGAAGGGGGTGCTGGCGGCACCGCATCAGATGCACGTCTGTTACTGCCATACGCCGATGAGGTATGCCTGGGATTTAACCTTTGATTATCTCCAAAACAGTGCTGCGGGACGAGGATTGCCGGGTATTTTGACGCGGTATTTGCTCCATCGATTGCGACAGTGGGATGTGATTGCGGCGAATCGGGTGGATTATTTTATTGCCAATTCCCAGCATACGGCGCGGCGGATTTGGCGCTGTTATCGGCGGGAAGCGGAGGTGATTTATCCCCCGGTGAATGTGGATCGGTTTCGGTTTGAACCGCAGAAGGAGGATTTTTATTTAACTGTGGCGCGGTTGGTGCCTTATAAGAAGGTGGGGACGATTGTGCGGGGGTTTAATCAGTTGGGAAAACGGTTGGTGGTGATTGGAACGGGTCCGGAGTTGGCAGAAATTCGGGCGATCGCCGGACCCAATGTGGAGGTCCTGGGGGAACAACCGGATGCGGTGGTGGAGGACTATATGGCACGAGCGAAGGCGTTTGTGTATGCTGCCTGTGAAGATTTTGGCATTGCCTTAGTGGAGGCTCAAGCTTGTGGGACTCCGGTGATTGCTTATGGGGCGGGTGGGGCGTTAGAGACGGTTTTGGATATCCGCAACCATCCTTCTAAGGGGACTGGATTATTTTTTAGTCAGCAAACCGAAGGGTCATTAATGGAGGTGGTGGAGAGCTTTGAAGGGTTGCGATCGCAGTTTAATCCCCAGGCGGGGCCCGAGCAAGCGGCCCTGTTCACTCCCCAGGTGTTTCAGGCGCGTTACCGCCATTTTATCGATGAGTGTTATCAGAAATTTCTGACAAAAGCTTGA
- a CDS encoding TRAP transporter substrate-binding protein: MKRRKLIGHGAIGALSAAAATACSPAARGPDASRDSLPRIRWNMATSWPASLDTIYGGAQTIARRVAEMTDNRFEIRPYPAGELVPGLQVLDAVQGGTVQCGHTASYYYIGKNPALAFATSVPFGLNAQQQNAWLYHGGGLEAMQRLYSDFNIINFPAGNTGVQMGGWFKRQINSVRDLNGLKMRIPGLGGQVMEKLGVNVQVLPGGEIFLALERGAIDAAEWVGPYDDLKLGLNKAAQFYYYPGWWEPGPTLDVLVNQAQWNQLPKDYQEIFKTAAYEANLNMLAQYEVLNREALATLKAGGTQLLPYSQEIIDAAKKVTFDLYADSARQDATFRGIYEQWNTFREEMYQWTAITELSYSNFVIPKP, encoded by the coding sequence ATGAAACGTAGAAAACTCATCGGTCATGGGGCCATCGGTGCCCTGAGTGCGGCTGCCGCCACTGCTTGTAGTCCTGCCGCCAGAGGTCCTGACGCCTCTCGGGATAGCTTGCCCAGAATTCGCTGGAATATGGCCACCAGTTGGCCCGCTTCCCTGGATACCATCTATGGGGGCGCGCAAACCATCGCCCGACGGGTCGCTGAGATGACCGATAACCGCTTCGAGATTCGCCCCTATCCTGCGGGAGAACTGGTCCCGGGATTACAGGTCCTTGATGCCGTGCAAGGTGGAACCGTCCAATGCGGACATACTGCCAGCTATTATTACATTGGCAAAAATCCAGCTTTAGCCTTTGCCACCTCCGTTCCCTTCGGATTAAATGCTCAACAGCAGAATGCGTGGCTGTATCATGGCGGGGGATTAGAGGCCATGCAGCGACTGTATAGCGATTTCAATATTATTAATTTTCCCGCAGGCAATACCGGGGTGCAGATGGGGGGCTGGTTCAAGCGTCAAATCAACAGCGTCCGGGACCTGAATGGGTTGAAAATGCGGATTCCGGGACTGGGGGGACAGGTGATGGAAAAATTGGGGGTCAATGTCCAGGTGTTGCCTGGAGGGGAGATTTTTCTAGCCTTGGAACGGGGGGCGATCGATGCAGCAGAATGGGTTGGTCCTTATGATGACCTCAAGTTGGGATTAAATAAAGCGGCACAATTTTACTATTATCCTGGCTGGTGGGAACCAGGACCGACCTTGGATGTGTTGGTAAATCAGGCCCAGTGGAACCAACTGCCCAAGGATTATCAAGAAATCTTCAAAACGGCAGCGTATGAGGCCAATTTGAATATGTTAGCCCAGTATGAAGTGCTCAATCGCGAAGCTCTAGCGACCTTAAAAGCTGGGGGGACTCAGTTACTTCCCTACAGTCAAGAAATTATCGACGCGGCGAAGAAAGTCACCTTTGACTTGTATGCAGACAGTGCGCGACAAGATGCAACCTTTCGCGGGATTTATGAACAATGGAATACATTTCGCGAGGAAATGTATCAATGGACGGCAATTACGGAGTTGAGTTATAGCAATTTTGTGATTCCCAAACCTTAA
- a CDS encoding EamA family transporter: MLWFFLAISTAFFTSLKDVLGKRTLKNINATIVAWSWSFFTALVLLPVQVLAGIPDLGSQFWVALAVGSVLNAIAFLFYIQAISTSDLSLCLPLIAFSPLFMAITSPIIVGEWLSWADGLGIGLIVAGSYLLNLQDRRRGYFAPFRALVREPGPKLMLGVAFLWSITANVDKVGVQNSSPLFWSFAVFSAIALLQLPLIFCQSKNPGGQIVKHWLGLSLMGFCTAIAVLFQMQALKLTLVVQVIAIKRTSVLFGVLWGKFLFHESGIRDRFWGATTMLLGVVLMSVF, translated from the coding sequence ATGCTCTGGTTTTTTTTAGCAATTTCGACGGCCTTTTTTACGTCGCTCAAAGATGTTTTAGGTAAAAGAACCCTAAAAAATATCAATGCAACGATTGTGGCTTGGTCTTGGTCATTTTTTACGGCGTTGGTGTTACTGCCGGTGCAAGTTTTGGCGGGAATTCCTGATTTGGGCAGTCAATTTTGGGTCGCCCTGGCGGTGGGCAGTGTGCTGAATGCGATCGCCTTTTTGTTCTATATCCAGGCAATTAGTACCTCGGATTTATCCCTCTGTTTGCCCCTGATTGCCTTTTCGCCCCTGTTTATGGCAATTACTTCTCCGATTATTGTGGGGGAATGGCTCAGTTGGGCGGATGGGTTAGGAATTGGGTTGATTGTCGCTGGGTCTTATTTATTAAATCTCCAGGACCGCAGGCGGGGATATTTTGCGCCGTTTCGGGCTCTGGTGAGAGAACCAGGGCCGAAGTTAATGTTGGGGGTGGCGTTTCTGTGGAGTATTACGGCGAATGTGGATAAGGTGGGGGTCCAAAATTCTTCGCCGCTATTTTGGAGTTTTGCGGTGTTTTCGGCGATCGCCTTGTTGCAATTGCCCTTAATATTCTGCCAGTCTAAGAATCCGGGAGGTCAGATTGTCAAACATTGGCTGGGGTTGAGTCTGATGGGATTCTGTACGGCGATCGCTGTTTTGTTTCAAATGCAGGCATTGAAATTAACTCTGGTGGTTCAGGTGATTGCCATTAAACGCACCAGTGTTCTCTTCGGGGTGTTGTGGGGTAAGTTCCTGTTTCACGAGTCCGGGATTCGCGATCGCTTCTGGGGCGCAACAACGATGCTGTTGGGGGTTGTCTTGATGTCGGTGTTTTAA
- a CDS encoding response regulator — translation MSKLRLMVVDDERDNLDLLYRTFRRDFQVHRAESPLDAIALLDTEGEMAVIITDQSMPEMTGLELLSKARVRFPHTIGILLTGYSEDALEASEDMMNKANVFKCISKPFDTQDLKALVQTAAEIYQTNKQSA, via the coding sequence ATGTCTAAACTTAGACTCATGGTAGTGGATGATGAGCGAGACAACCTGGATCTACTGTACAGGACGTTTCGCCGCGACTTTCAGGTACACAGAGCAGAAAGCCCTCTCGATGCGATCGCCCTGCTGGATACAGAAGGGGAAATGGCGGTGATTATTACGGATCAGAGTATGCCGGAAATGACGGGTTTGGAATTGTTGAGCAAGGCAAGAGTCCGTTTCCCCCATACCATCGGCATTCTGTTAACCGGGTACAGTGAGGATGCCCTAGAAGCCTCGGAAGATATGATGAATAAAGCGAATGTTTTTAAATGCATCAGTAAGCCCTTTGATACTCAGGACCTCAAGGCACTGGTTCAAACGGCGGCTGAAATCTACCAAACTAACAAGCAAAGCGCGTAA
- a CDS encoding argininosuccinate synthase, with product MGRATKVVLAYSGGVDTSVCIPYLKEEWGVEDVITLAADLGQGEELGPIKEKALTSGASISLVEDVTEIFVKDYAFPAIQANALYENRYPLGTALARPLIAKILVEAAEKYGADAVAHGCTGKGNDQVRFDVSIAALNPNIKVLAPAREWGMSREETIAYGEKFGIPTPVKKSSPYSIDRNLLGRSVEAGPLEDPWTEPEEEIYVMTKAIADTPNEPEYVEITFEQGLPTHVNGKALSPVALITELNEVVGRHGVGRIDMIENRLVGIKSREIYESPALLVLIQAHRDIESLTLTKDVTQYKRGIEETYSQMVYNGQWYSPLKMALDAFIQKTQERVSGTVRIKLFKGTANIVGRKSNESLYAPDLATYGADDTFDHKAAEGFIYVWGLPTRIWSEKVRGN from the coding sequence ATGGGTCGCGCTACCAAAGTCGTCCTGGCATATTCTGGAGGAGTTGATACCTCCGTTTGCATTCCCTACTTAAAAGAAGAGTGGGGCGTTGAAGACGTGATTACCCTAGCGGCAGATTTGGGACAAGGTGAAGAACTTGGCCCCATTAAGGAAAAGGCTCTAACCTCCGGTGCCAGTATCTCCCTGGTGGAAGACGTGACGGAAATCTTTGTCAAAGATTATGCTTTTCCCGCCATTCAAGCCAATGCTTTGTATGAAAACCGTTATCCCCTGGGAACAGCCCTAGCTAGACCCCTAATCGCCAAAATCCTGGTGGAGGCGGCGGAAAAATATGGGGCCGATGCGGTGGCCCACGGCTGTACTGGCAAGGGCAATGACCAAGTGCGGTTCGATGTGTCGATCGCCGCTCTTAATCCCAATATCAAGGTCCTCGCACCGGCCCGGGAATGGGGTATGAGTCGGGAAGAAACCATTGCTTATGGTGAAAAGTTTGGCATCCCCACTCCCGTTAAAAAGTCCTCTCCCTACAGTATTGACCGCAATCTGTTGGGACGGAGTGTGGAAGCGGGACCCCTGGAAGACCCCTGGACTGAACCGGAAGAAGAAATCTATGTGATGACGAAGGCGATCGCCGATACTCCGAATGAACCGGAATATGTGGAAATCACTTTTGAGCAAGGTCTCCCCACCCATGTCAATGGCAAGGCCCTCTCTCCCGTCGCCCTGATTACAGAGTTGAATGAGGTGGTGGGTCGTCATGGGGTCGGACGCATCGATATGATCGAAAATCGTCTGGTGGGGATTAAATCTCGGGAAATCTACGAGTCCCCGGCCCTCCTCGTCCTGATTCAAGCTCACCGAGATATCGAAAGTCTCACCCTCACCAAAGATGTCACCCAATACAAGCGCGGCATCGAAGAAACCTACAGCCAAATGGTTTACAACGGTCAGTGGTACAGTCCCCTGAAGATGGCCCTTGATGCGTTCATTCAAAAGACCCAAGAGCGAGTCTCGGGCACGGTCCGCATTAAACTGTTCAAGGGAACGGCGAATATTGTCGGGCGCAAGTCGAATGAGTCTCTCTATGCGCCGGATCTGGCGACTTATGGGGCGGATGATACCTTCGACCATAAAGCAGCAGAAGGGTTTATCTATGTCTGGGGTCTGCCCACTCGGATTTGGTCTGAGAAGGTTAGAGGCAACTAA
- a CDS encoding STAS domain-containing protein, whose translation MTSSQAIRQPIVFQPQACLDEATLATIEQAVAQCDRPTFFAIDMSQVEMIDSPGLFTLVSALRTAREHGSRLAIYHLKSPVRVIFEITQLDRIFEIFDSQEAVMAAIAPELSSASPNSDLAAA comes from the coding sequence ATGACGTCCTCTCAAGCCATCCGTCAGCCGATCGTCTTTCAGCCCCAAGCCTGTTTAGATGAGGCAACCCTGGCGACTATCGAACAAGCTGTCGCTCAGTGCGATCGCCCGACGTTCTTCGCGATCGACATGAGTCAGGTGGAGATGATTGACAGTCCTGGATTATTTACCCTGGTTTCGGCCCTGAGAACCGCTAGAGAACATGGGTCCCGCCTCGCCATCTACCATCTCAAAAGTCCGGTTCGGGTGATTTTTGAAATTACTCAGCTCGATCGCATTTTTGAAATTTTTGACAGCCAGGAAGCAGTGATGGCGGCGATCGCCCCAGAGTTGTCCTCCGCTAGTCCCAATTCTGACCTCGCTGCCGCTTAA
- a CDS encoding Npun_F5560 family protein: MSQSEAPNLHSLQAEVSQLREELQMRDQLVEQLSQELFRLVKGNNSLLPTSQDVPEEYLAQMRSLREQLQGVEEQVTFYQEQMTQKDGEIYHLRQSVQELTDRARMLEQVVQELPEIYRQKFADRMEEVKDKVERLQRENRQLHAELQSVSYRLAVRSKRKNGHLELPSISGGDGGDISLPSLGNA; this comes from the coding sequence GTGAGCCAATCAGAAGCCCCCAACCTACATTCCCTCCAGGCGGAAGTGTCTCAACTGCGCGAAGAGTTGCAGATGCGGGACCAGCTTGTTGAACAACTCTCCCAAGAACTCTTTCGGTTAGTCAAGGGCAATAACTCCTTGCTACCGACATCTCAAGATGTCCCCGAGGAATACCTGGCTCAAATGCGGTCCTTGCGCGAACAACTGCAAGGGGTTGAGGAACAGGTGACCTTTTACCAAGAGCAGATGACTCAAAAAGATGGGGAAATTTATCATCTGCGCCAATCGGTTCAGGAATTGACCGATCGCGCCCGGATGCTGGAACAGGTGGTCCAGGAACTCCCAGAAATTTATCGGCAGAAGTTCGCCGATCGCATGGAAGAGGTCAAAGACAAGGTGGAACGCCTACAACGGGAAAACCGTCAACTCCATGCCGAACTCCAAAGTGTCAGCTATCGCTTGGCGGTTAGAAGCAAGCGCAAGAATGGACATCTGGAGTTACCGAGCATTTCCGGTGGCGATGGTGGCGATATCAGTCTACCGTCCTTGGGTAATGCCTAG
- a CDS encoding RNA polymerase sigma factor SigF — translation MLTTVNKELKSESLELLREYQTSPTTHLRNRIVQLNIGLVRKEVHHWMQQCTETYDDLLQVGCLGLIRAIERFDMSKGHAFSSFAVPYIRGEIQHYLRDKSPSVRIPRHWLTLQRQASKEILKLQQTLNRHPSDVEVASALKVSVTEWQEIKLACRNRAPLSLDAPVQDDDEGAASLGELVPDAGYRSFQLAQEDQIRLQLALGKLEDGTRKVLEFVFLHDLTQKETAERMGISSVTVSRRVKKGLTSLKKLMGGAE, via the coding sequence ATGCTTACAACAGTCAACAAAGAACTCAAGAGTGAGAGTTTGGAACTCCTACGTGAATACCAAACCTCTCCCACGACCCATCTGCGGAATCGAATTGTCCAGCTGAATATTGGGCTAGTTCGTAAAGAGGTCCATCACTGGATGCAACAGTGTACGGAAACTTATGACGATCTCCTGCAAGTGGGCTGTTTGGGCTTGATTCGGGCGATCGAACGGTTTGATATGTCGAAGGGACACGCATTCAGTTCCTTTGCGGTTCCCTACATTCGTGGGGAAATTCAACATTATCTGCGGGATAAAAGTCCATCAGTGCGGATTCCGCGCCATTGGTTAACCCTGCAACGGCAGGCAAGCAAGGAAATCCTGAAACTGCAACAAACGCTCAATCGCCATCCCTCCGATGTGGAAGTGGCATCTGCCTTAAAGGTTTCTGTTACAGAATGGCAAGAAATCAAACTCGCCTGTCGCAACCGAGCTCCCCTGAGTTTGGATGCTCCAGTGCAGGATGATGACGAAGGCGCAGCATCCCTTGGGGAATTAGTGCCGGATGCCGGGTATCGCAGTTTCCAGTTAGCGCAGGAAGACCAAATTCGCCTACAATTGGCCCTAGGCAAACTAGAGGATGGGACTCGCAAGGTCCTAGAGTTTGTATTTCTCCATGATTTGACCCAGAAAGAAACAGCGGAACGGATGGGGATTAGTTCTGTAACCGTTTCTCGTCGGGTTAAGAAAGGTCTAACTTCCCTCAAGAAATTGATGGGAGGGGCTGAATAG
- a CDS encoding pentapeptide repeat-containing protein, whose translation MKATLLKIAALSITLLSATPAFAQNPTHINQLIETNLEGAACDLAGADLSGAHLIGADLRNADLSGANLQDVNLEGADLTGANLQGANLKGAYINSATLTRTNLEGVNLTDANLSFADLSDANLSAANLANINLIGANLQDTVMPKEMLGLVQ comes from the coding sequence ATGAAAGCCACCCTTTTAAAAATCGCTGCACTCTCAATCACCCTATTATCTGCCACCCCTGCCTTTGCCCAAAATCCCACCCACATCAACCAATTAATCGAAACCAACCTCGAAGGTGCCGCCTGCGATCTTGCCGGTGCAGACTTAAGCGGGGCCCATCTGATTGGTGCCGACTTGCGAAATGCGGACCTCTCGGGTGCCAATCTCCAAGATGTCAACCTCGAAGGTGCCGACTTAACCGGCGCAAATTTGCAAGGGGCCAATCTTAAAGGGGCCTATATCAACAGCGCCACCTTAACCCGAACCAATCTCGAAGGAGTCAATCTCACCGATGCCAATCTCTCCTTTGCCGATTTATCCGATGCCAACTTAAGTGCTGCCAATTTGGCCAATATTAATTTAATAGGGGCCAATCTCCAAGATACGGTCATGCCCAAAGAGATGTTAGGATTAGTTCAATAA